The Streptomyces sp. NBC_01275 genome has a segment encoding these proteins:
- a CDS encoding glycosyltransferase family 1 protein, which yields MKAIRRFTVRPLLPEPLRPLSDLARNLRWSWHAETRDLFQSVDPERWAAYDGDPVRLLGGVRPARLAELAQDRRFLRRLTAAVDDLHDYVTGDRWYQAHAGTAELPAAVAYFSPEFGVTAALPQYSGGLGILAGDHLKAASDLGVPLIGVGLLYRHGYFRQSLSRDGWQQEHYPVLDPNELPVTLLREADGSPARVSLALPAGKQLHARIWLAQVGRVPLLMLDSDVEENDLGERGVTDRLYGGGSEHRLLQEMLLGIGGVRAVRTYCRLTGHAPPEVFHTNEGHAGFLGLERIAELADTGLDFDSALEAVRAGTVFTTHTPVPAGIDRFDRELVARHFGPDAELPRIDVDRVLRLGMETYPGGEPNLFNMAVMGLRLAQRANGVSLLHGQVSREMFAGLWPGFDPEEVPITSVTNGVHAPTWVAPEVLRLGARQIGAERTEDALSVGGTDRWDAVAEIGDQDVWELRRTLREQLVVEVRERLRASWRQRGAGTAELGWIDGVLDPDVLTIGFARRVPSYKRLTLMLRDRDRLMELLLHPEHPIQIVVAGKAHPADDGGKRLVQELVRFADDPRVRHRIVFLPDYGMAMAQKLYPGCDIWLNNPLRPLEACGTSGMKAALNGCLNLSVLDGWWDEWFQPDFGWAIPTADGVGTDPDHRDDVEAAALYDLLEQRITPRFYERGRAGLPDRWIQMVRQTLTLLGPKVLAGRMVREYVERLYAPAAHAHRALTPDTARELAVWKTRVRSAWHAVTVDHVETSIATTTAELGTTLALRVRVGLGDLAPDDVEVQAVSGRVDEEDRLTDATTVPLKPAGGPDLEGRWLYEGPLSLDRTGPFGYTVRILPTHRLLASGAELGLVTVPSEDAVEGAGVLLR from the coding sequence GTGAAGGCGATCCGTCGATTCACCGTCCGACCCCTCCTCCCCGAACCCCTCCGGCCGCTCAGCGATCTGGCCCGGAATCTGCGGTGGTCCTGGCACGCGGAAACCCGTGACCTGTTCCAGTCCGTCGATCCCGAACGCTGGGCCGCCTACGACGGCGACCCGGTGCGACTGCTCGGCGGGGTCCGCCCCGCACGGCTCGCCGAGCTCGCCCAGGACCGCCGCTTCCTGCGCCGGCTGACCGCCGCCGTCGACGACCTGCACGACTACGTGACCGGCGACCGCTGGTACCAGGCGCACGCCGGGACGGCCGAGCTTCCCGCCGCCGTCGCCTACTTCTCCCCCGAGTTCGGCGTCACGGCCGCCCTGCCCCAGTACTCCGGCGGCCTCGGCATCCTCGCCGGCGACCATCTGAAGGCGGCCAGCGACCTGGGCGTCCCGCTGATCGGCGTCGGGCTGCTCTACCGGCACGGCTACTTCCGGCAGTCGCTGTCCCGGGACGGCTGGCAGCAGGAGCACTACCCCGTGCTGGACCCCAACGAGCTGCCGGTGACCCTGCTGAGGGAGGCCGACGGCAGCCCCGCCCGGGTCTCCCTCGCCCTCCCCGCCGGCAAGCAGCTGCACGCCCGGATCTGGCTCGCCCAGGTCGGCCGCGTGCCCCTCCTCATGCTCGACTCGGACGTCGAGGAGAACGACCTCGGCGAACGCGGGGTGACCGACCGGCTCTACGGCGGCGGCAGCGAGCACCGGCTGCTCCAGGAGATGCTCCTGGGCATAGGAGGTGTCCGGGCCGTACGGACGTACTGCCGTCTGACCGGTCACGCGCCGCCCGAGGTCTTCCACACCAACGAGGGGCACGCCGGGTTCCTCGGTCTGGAGCGGATCGCCGAACTCGCCGACACCGGGCTGGACTTCGACTCCGCGCTGGAGGCGGTCCGGGCCGGCACCGTCTTCACCACCCACACGCCGGTCCCGGCCGGCATCGACCGCTTCGACCGCGAGCTGGTCGCCCGCCACTTCGGCCCCGACGCCGAACTTCCGCGCATCGACGTCGACCGCGTCCTGCGGCTGGGCATGGAGACCTACCCCGGCGGCGAGCCGAACCTCTTCAACATGGCCGTGATGGGGCTGCGCCTGGCCCAGCGGGCCAACGGGGTGTCGTTGCTGCACGGCCAGGTCAGCCGCGAGATGTTCGCCGGTCTCTGGCCCGGCTTCGACCCCGAGGAGGTGCCGATCACCTCCGTCACCAACGGGGTGCACGCCCCGACCTGGGTGGCCCCGGAGGTGCTGCGCCTCGGCGCCCGCCAGATCGGCGCCGAGCGCACCGAGGACGCGCTGAGCGTCGGCGGCACGGACCGCTGGGACGCGGTCGCGGAGATCGGCGACCAGGACGTCTGGGAGCTGCGCCGGACCCTGCGCGAACAGCTGGTCGTGGAGGTGCGCGAGCGGCTGCGCGCCTCCTGGCGTCAACGAGGCGCGGGAACGGCCGAGTTGGGCTGGATCGACGGCGTGCTGGACCCCGACGTCCTCACCATCGGATTCGCCCGCCGCGTCCCGTCGTACAAGCGGCTGACGTTGATGCTGCGCGACCGCGACCGGCTGATGGAGCTGCTCCTGCATCCGGAGCATCCGATCCAGATCGTCGTCGCGGGCAAGGCGCATCCGGCGGACGACGGCGGAAAGCGGCTGGTCCAGGAGCTGGTCCGGTTCGCCGACGACCCGCGCGTGCGCCACCGCATCGTCTTCCTCCCCGACTACGGCATGGCCATGGCGCAGAAGCTGTACCCGGGCTGCGACATCTGGCTGAACAACCCGCTCCGCCCGCTGGAGGCCTGCGGCACGTCCGGCATGAAGGCGGCGCTGAACGGCTGTCTCAACCTCTCCGTCCTGGACGGCTGGTGGGACGAGTGGTTCCAGCCCGACTTCGGCTGGGCGATCCCGACCGCCGACGGCGTCGGCACCGACCCCGACCACCGGGACGACGTCGAGGCGGCGGCGCTCTACGACCTCCTGGAGCAGCGCATCACCCCCCGCTTCTACGAGCGCGGCCGGGCGGGTCTGCCCGACCGCTGGATCCAGATGGTCCGCCAGACCCTCACCCTGCTCGGCCCGAAGGTGCTGGCCGGCCGGATGGTCCGCGAGTACGTCGAGCGCCTCTACGCCCCCGCCGCCCACGCCCACCGGGCGCTGACCCCCGACACCGCCCGTGAACTGGCCGTCTGGAAGACGCGGGTGCGCTCCGCCTGGCACGCGGTGACGGTCGACCACGTCGAGACGTCCATCGCCACGACCACGGCCGAACTCGGCACCACCCTCGCGCTGCGGGTCCGCGTCGGCCTCGGCGACCTGGCCCCCGACGACGTCGAGGTCCAGGCGGTCTCCGGCCGCGTCGACGAGGAGGACCGCCTCACCGACGCGACGACGGTCCCCCTGAAACCGGCGGGCGGCCCCGACCTGGAGGGCAGGTGGCTGTACGAGGGCCCGCTGTCACTGGACCGCACGGGCCCGTTCGGCTACACGGTCCGCATCCTGCCGACGCACCGACTGCTGGCGTCGGGCGCGGAGTTGGGGCTGGTGACGGTGCCTTCGGAGGATGCGGTGGAGGGGGCGGGGGTGTTGTTGCGGTGA
- a CDS encoding tetratricopeptide repeat-containing serine protease family protein: protein MNRNRLVAVRASVKGKRPRVSSGCVIAPRLVLTAGHALQPQGAAMSAAHVQVHVQLFAVGRLVPARLVWDGRAAGLDAAVLQVAPEHWPQDAAEPPVRFGRFVTLRAGQPADALGFARVQGARRADGLETAQASGTVSPGDGMLGAHWELSVDRAPAGLDESPWSGMSGAALWSGRLLCGVVAVDLAHWRHGKLQAVPAHRLLREEGLRSLLTRELGYVPVAEAVELEALCEPAVPSRAPRLPSELLRPQAEAVPFAGRDRELREFGDWCGDGGGLATRLITGPGGQGKSRFARELSVTLATQGWVTAQLRESDAERAELVRSLEALTAVDHRMLLVMDYAETSPELVGSVLETLEARGGHHPVRMVLIARSAGEWWEQLPGATPRSAGVLSGARTVELREIASTSAEREGMYRTAVEALSRRLPALRELPEYTRIDWASVTRSVLAKPYRDYGHGSALHLHMRALLDLLTAADRHTGHGRQVKQAGQAGQAGASRGDAPRETRHETTPEPPRETRHEARHGHREEVSEEQPAARRREPDVQAELLAHERRYWKRTAGSWSELDGLGHDALADAVAVATLTRAADPGRAAELLTLLPDLAGDGRSAAAADWLRLLYPPVEGSHWGALEPDLLGEYHVALRARDSQELLARVLPRLQGREAERALTVLARAAAQPTCPHPDLAAQVAELIVGHPGVLAVPAVVVAGRSENPGFLLDALRRLAERPDLPLELLEHLHTAVPERSRLLGEQALDIAERLARVRRRRARLSGGALAPAQARAELARAEHNLAVRFSSVRRWADAMESSGRAVQLYRGLARARPDEYLPLLAESLGVRWAALSELGQYQEALADCAEAVRVNRRLVAGESGAHSRAELMPHRARLAQALNHLSVVLAARDMRREALTAGEEAVEILEQLVKERPTRRHLALLAGALHNLANRRSPGQSALETVTHAVLIRRRLAQVHPDMYLPGLMESLHNQALELAALGRYSAAGKVVDECLRVTLQLVQDQPVIYRPMVARVLRIRAGVLNKSGGGIEATRTVFRSLLLYRELARERPAEFDETVEATLRQAAWVAWDAFETWDSYSGALRWRELLREANDLAARRRRRVRLERLRETRWPRLLARLRQVTGIRLRVARKVRPNALPAPKVPRFRLDLTVPGVRQIPTVDEQARDQQAFQELLTVGDVLRPPPGADPDEPPAPAPPGLAWALELNPELERLLEPLQPLAYEGDAQPAQDSTPFTWPA from the coding sequence ATGAACAGAAACCGGCTGGTCGCCGTTCGGGCGAGCGTCAAGGGCAAGCGTCCTCGGGTGAGTTCGGGGTGCGTGATCGCGCCGCGGCTGGTGCTGACCGCCGGGCATGCGCTGCAGCCGCAGGGCGCGGCGATGTCGGCCGCCCATGTGCAGGTGCATGTGCAGCTGTTCGCCGTCGGTCGGCTCGTGCCCGCCCGCCTCGTCTGGGACGGACGTGCGGCGGGACTCGACGCCGCCGTGCTCCAGGTCGCCCCGGAGCACTGGCCGCAGGACGCCGCCGAACCGCCCGTACGGTTCGGGAGGTTCGTGACGCTGCGGGCGGGTCAGCCCGCCGACGCCCTCGGCTTCGCGCGCGTGCAGGGCGCCCGGCGGGCGGACGGTCTGGAGACCGCCCAGGCGTCCGGCACGGTCAGCCCCGGGGACGGGATGCTCGGCGCGCACTGGGAGCTCTCCGTGGACCGGGCGCCGGCCGGCCTCGACGAGTCGCCGTGGAGCGGGATGTCCGGGGCGGCCCTGTGGAGCGGGCGGCTCCTGTGCGGGGTGGTCGCCGTCGACCTGGCGCACTGGCGCCATGGCAAGCTCCAGGCCGTACCGGCGCACCGGCTGCTGCGCGAGGAGGGGCTGCGGTCCTTGCTCACCCGGGAGTTGGGGTACGTTCCGGTCGCCGAGGCCGTCGAGCTGGAGGCCCTGTGCGAACCCGCGGTGCCCAGCCGTGCGCCGAGGCTGCCCTCGGAGTTGCTGCGCCCGCAGGCCGAGGCGGTGCCGTTCGCCGGCCGGGACCGGGAGCTGCGCGAGTTCGGGGACTGGTGCGGCGACGGCGGCGGTCTCGCCACCCGGCTGATCACGGGACCCGGCGGGCAGGGCAAGTCGCGGTTCGCGCGGGAGCTGTCGGTGACCCTGGCGACCCAGGGGTGGGTGACGGCCCAACTGCGCGAGTCGGACGCGGAACGGGCCGAGCTGGTCCGGTCGTTGGAGGCGCTGACCGCGGTCGACCACCGGATGCTGCTGGTCATGGACTACGCCGAGACCAGCCCCGAGCTGGTGGGCAGCGTGCTGGAGACGCTGGAGGCACGCGGCGGCCACCATCCGGTGCGCATGGTGCTCATCGCCCGGAGCGCGGGCGAGTGGTGGGAGCAGTTGCCCGGGGCCACACCGCGCAGCGCCGGGGTGCTCAGCGGGGCCCGCACGGTCGAACTGCGCGAGATCGCCTCGACGTCGGCGGAGCGGGAAGGCATGTACCGGACGGCGGTGGAGGCCCTGTCCCGGCGGCTGCCCGCGCTGCGGGAGCTGCCGGAGTACACCCGGATCGACTGGGCCTCGGTCACCCGGTCGGTGCTGGCGAAGCCGTACCGGGACTACGGCCACGGCTCGGCGCTGCATCTGCACATGCGGGCGCTGCTGGACCTGCTGACGGCGGCCGATCGGCACACCGGGCACGGCAGACAGGTCAAACAGGCCGGACAGGCCGGACAGGCCGGAGCGAGCCGCGGGGACGCCCCTCGCGAAACCCGTCACGAAACCACTCCCGAACCCCCTCGCGAAACCCGTCACGAAGCCCGTCACGGACATCGTGAGGAAGTCTCCGAGGAGCAGCCCGCCGCCCGCCGCCGGGAGCCGGACGTCCAGGCGGAGCTCCTCGCCCATGAGCGGCGGTACTGGAAGCGCACCGCCGGCTCCTGGTCCGAGCTGGACGGGCTCGGTCACGACGCCCTGGCCGACGCGGTGGCGGTGGCGACGCTGACCCGCGCCGCGGATCCGGGCCGCGCCGCCGAACTGCTGACGCTGCTGCCGGACCTGGCCGGGGACGGCCGGAGCGCCGCGGCGGCGGACTGGCTGCGTCTGCTGTACCCGCCGGTCGAGGGCTCGCACTGGGGCGCCCTGGAACCGGATCTGCTCGGCGAATACCACGTGGCGCTGCGCGCCCGCGACAGCCAGGAGCTCCTCGCCCGGGTGCTGCCGCGACTGCAGGGCCGGGAGGCCGAACGGGCGCTGACCGTGCTGGCCCGAGCGGCGGCCCAGCCCACCTGCCCGCACCCGGACCTGGCCGCTCAGGTGGCGGAGCTGATCGTCGGCCATCCCGGTGTGCTCGCCGTCCCCGCGGTCGTGGTCGCGGGGCGCTCGGAGAACCCCGGCTTCCTGCTGGACGCGCTGCGCCGCCTGGCCGAGCGCCCCGACCTGCCGCTGGAACTGCTGGAGCACCTGCACACGGCGGTGCCCGAGCGCAGTCGGCTGCTGGGCGAGCAGGCGCTGGACATCGCCGAGCGGCTCGCCCGCGTACGCCGTCGCCGGGCCCGCCTCTCGGGCGGCGCGCTCGCCCCGGCGCAGGCACGGGCCGAGCTGGCGCGCGCCGAGCACAATCTGGCGGTCCGGTTCAGCTCCGTACGGCGTTGGGCGGATGCCATGGAGTCGAGCGGACGGGCGGTGCAGCTCTACCGGGGGCTGGCCCGCGCCCGCCCCGACGAATACCTGCCGCTGCTCGCCGAGTCCCTGGGGGTGCGCTGGGCCGCGCTGTCCGAGCTCGGGCAGTACCAGGAGGCGCTCGCGGACTGCGCGGAGGCGGTGCGCGTCAACCGGCGTCTCGTGGCGGGCGAGTCGGGTGCGCACTCCCGGGCCGAGCTGATGCCGCACCGGGCCCGGCTCGCCCAGGCGCTGAACCACCTGTCGGTGGTGCTGGCCGCGCGGGACATGCGGCGCGAGGCGCTCACCGCCGGAGAGGAGGCCGTGGAGATCCTGGAGCAGCTGGTCAAGGAACGCCCCACCCGCCGGCATCTGGCGCTGCTCGCGGGGGCGCTGCACAACCTCGCCAACCGCCGATCCCCCGGCCAGAGCGCACTGGAGACGGTCACGCACGCCGTGCTGATCCGGCGCAGACTCGCCCAGGTCCATCCGGACATGTATCTGCCCGGCCTGATGGAGTCGTTGCACAACCAGGCGCTGGAGCTGGCGGCGCTGGGCCGGTACTCGGCGGCCGGGAAGGTGGTCGACGAATGCCTGCGGGTGACCTTGCAGCTCGTGCAGGACCAGCCGGTCATCTACCGCCCGATGGTCGCCCGGGTGCTGCGGATCCGGGCCGGGGTGCTGAACAAGTCCGGCGGGGGCATCGAGGCGACCCGGACGGTCTTCCGGTCGCTGTTGCTCTATCGCGAGCTGGCGCGGGAACGGCCCGCCGAGTTCGACGAGACCGTCGAGGCGACGCTGCGGCAGGCCGCGTGGGTGGCCTGGGACGCGTTCGAGACCTGGGACAGCTACTCCGGAGCCCTCCGGTGGAGGGAGCTGCTCCGGGAGGCGAACGACCTCGCCGCCCGGCGCCGCAGGCGCGTCCGGCTGGAGCGGTTGCGGGAGACCCGTTGGCCCCGTCTGCTGGCGAGGCTGCGCCAGGTGACGGGGATCCGGCTGCGGGTGGCCCGCAAGGTCCGGCCGAACGCGCTGCCGGCCCCGAAGGTGCCCCGCTTCCGGCTGGATCTGACGGTCCCGGGGGTCCGCCAGATCCCGACCGTGGACGAACAGGCCCGCGATCAGCAGGCGTTCCAGGAACTCCTCACCGTCGGGGACGTGCTCAGGCCGCCTCCCGGCGCCGATCCGGACGAGCCCCCGGCCCCGGCGCCCCCCGGTCTCGCCTGGGCGCTGGAGCTCAACCCCGAGCTGGAGCGGCTGCTGGAACCGCTGCAGCCGCTGGCATACGAAGGAGACGCCCAACCGGCGCAGGACAGCACGCCCTTCACCTGGCCGGCCTGA
- a CDS encoding trypco2 family protein, which produces MPDELELADAVQLVRDELLRASAAAADEDLRFEVGPIGMEFTVELRRDVTVKTGFRAWVVSGDVEGKGGRTRTHKVSLSLTPKRADGTSVEISQDMAGDPDGDGDGDGDEAVLFVPPEPA; this is translated from the coding sequence ATGCCCGATGAACTTGAACTGGCCGACGCCGTGCAACTCGTGCGGGACGAGTTGCTGCGGGCCTCGGCCGCTGCCGCCGACGAGGATCTGCGGTTCGAAGTGGGGCCGATCGGGATGGAGTTCACCGTCGAGCTGCGGCGGGACGTCACCGTGAAGACCGGTTTCAGGGCATGGGTCGTCTCGGGCGACGTCGAGGGGAAGGGCGGCCGGACCCGGACCCACAAGGTCTCCCTGAGCCTCACGCCCAAGCGGGCGGACGGCACGTCGGTGGAGATCTCCCAGGACATGGCCGGGGACCCTGACGGAGACGGGGACGGAGACGGGGACGAAGCGGTGCTGTTCGTGCCGCCCGAGCCCGCGTGA
- a CDS encoding DUF1990 domain-containing protein yields the protein MSSKSSKDFTYDDVGATREPGFCPPGFHPLHVRTRLGEGERVFRRAAEAVLTWEMHRALGIGITATADRAAPDVDVTVTLAGLIKAPCRIVWTAEEHRRAGWAYGTLSGHPESGEESFVVHRTGDGTVWLTVSAFSRAAKWYARMGGPATRGFQQAYARRCGVVLRQLSVTNPEEA from the coding sequence ATGTCTTCCAAGTCTTCCAAGGACTTCACGTACGACGACGTCGGCGCGACCCGCGAACCCGGTTTCTGCCCGCCCGGCTTCCACCCCCTGCACGTACGCACCCGTCTCGGCGAGGGCGAACGGGTCTTCCGCCGGGCCGCCGAGGCCGTCCTCACCTGGGAGATGCACCGCGCGCTCGGCATAGGCATAACCGCCACCGCCGACCGGGCGGCCCCCGACGTCGATGTCACCGTCACCCTGGCCGGCCTGATCAAGGCCCCCTGCCGCATCGTCTGGACGGCGGAGGAACACCGCCGCGCCGGCTGGGCCTATGGAACGCTTTCCGGCCACCCCGAGTCCGGCGAGGAGTCCTTCGTCGTCCACCGCACCGGCGACGGCACGGTGTGGCTGACGGTGTCGGCGTTCAGCCGCGCCGCGAAGTGGTACGCCCGCATGGGCGGCCCGGCGACCCGAGGCTTCCAACAGGCGTACGCCCGCCGCTGCGGGGTGGTGTTGCGCCAGCTCTCGGTGACGAACCCCGAGGAGGCCTGA
- a CDS encoding M4 family metallopeptidase, giving the protein MTPLYARHKRTTLAIATAVAAGALVTTGLTAGSAAAQTPAESTGKAISQGAPVQLSAAARTTLIKQQQTDAPETAQAIGLGAKEKLVVKDVVKDADGTVHTRYERTYAGLPVLGGDLVVHESATGATKSVTKAVKATIKVPTTTPQVATAKVEKQALTAAKAAGSESTTADQAPRKVIWAGNGTPTLAYETVVGGLQDDGTPNQLHVITDATTGKKLYEYQGIETGTGKSLYSGTVSLNTTLSGSTYQLTDGTRGSHKTYNKSHTTTSSAGTLFTDADDTWGTGVASSSTTDQTAAVDAAYGAQTTWDFYKSTFGRSGIKNNGVAAYSRVHYGNAYVNAFWDDSCFCMTYGDGDGNTHPLTSLDVAGHEMSHGVTSNTAGLNYSGESGGLNEATSDIFGTGVEFYAANSNDVGDYLIGEEIDINGDGSPLRYMDKPSKDGGSSDYWSSSVGSKDVHYSSGVANHFFYLLSEGSGSKTINGVSYNSPTYSGTTVTGIGRAKALQIWYKALTTYFTSTTNYKSARTGTLSAATALYGSGSTEYNAVAAAWTAVNVT; this is encoded by the coding sequence GTGACTCCCCTCTACGCGCGTCACAAGCGCACCACGCTGGCCATCGCCACCGCCGTCGCGGCCGGAGCGCTGGTCACCACCGGTCTGACCGCCGGTTCCGCCGCCGCCCAGACTCCGGCGGAGTCCACCGGCAAGGCGATCTCGCAGGGCGCGCCCGTCCAGCTGTCGGCCGCCGCCCGCACCACGCTGATCAAGCAGCAGCAGACCGACGCGCCCGAGACCGCCCAGGCGATAGGCCTCGGCGCCAAGGAGAAGCTGGTCGTCAAGGACGTCGTGAAGGACGCCGACGGCACGGTCCACACCCGCTACGAGCGCACCTACGCGGGCCTCCCGGTCCTCGGCGGCGACCTGGTCGTCCACGAGTCCGCCACCGGCGCGACCAAGAGTGTGACCAAGGCCGTCAAGGCGACCATCAAGGTCCCGACGACGACCCCGCAGGTCGCCACCGCCAAGGTCGAGAAGCAGGCGCTGACCGCCGCCAAGGCCGCTGGCTCGGAGTCCACCACCGCCGACCAGGCCCCCCGCAAGGTGATCTGGGCCGGCAACGGCACGCCGACCCTCGCCTACGAGACGGTCGTCGGCGGCCTGCAGGACGACGGCACCCCGAACCAGCTGCACGTCATCACCGACGCGACCACCGGCAAGAAGCTCTACGAGTACCAGGGCATCGAGACCGGCACCGGCAAGAGCCTGTACTCGGGCACCGTCAGCCTCAACACGACCCTGTCGGGCTCGACGTACCAGCTGACCGACGGAACCCGCGGCAGCCACAAGACGTACAACAAGTCCCACACCACGACGTCCTCGGCGGGCACCCTGTTCACCGACGCCGACGACACCTGGGGCACCGGTGTGGCCTCCAGCTCCACCACCGACCAGACCGCCGCCGTCGACGCCGCCTACGGCGCGCAGACGACGTGGGACTTCTACAAGTCGACGTTCGGCCGCAGCGGCATCAAGAACAACGGCGTCGCGGCCTACTCCCGCGTCCACTACGGCAACGCGTACGTCAACGCGTTCTGGGACGACAGCTGCTTCTGCATGACGTACGGCGACGGCGACGGGAACACCCACCCGCTGACCTCGCTGGACGTGGCCGGCCACGAGATGAGCCACGGCGTCACCTCGAACACGGCGGGCCTGAACTACTCGGGCGAGTCCGGCGGCCTGAACGAGGCGACCTCCGACATCTTCGGCACGGGCGTGGAGTTCTACGCGGCCAACTCCAACGACGTCGGCGACTACCTCATCGGCGAAGAGATCGACATCAACGGCGACGGCTCCCCGCTGCGCTACATGGACAAGCCCAGCAAGGACGGCGGCTCGTCGGACTACTGGTCCTCCAGCGTCGGCAGCAAGGACGTGCACTACTCGTCCGGCGTCGCGAACCACTTCTTCTACCTGCTGTCCGAGGGCAGCGGCTCGAAGACGATCAACGGGGTGAGCTACAACTCCCCGACGTACAGCGGCACCACGGTCACCGGCATCGGCCGCGCCAAGGCGCTGCAGATCTGGTACAAGGCGCTGACGACGTACTTCACGTCGACGACCAACTACAAGTCGGCCCGCACCGGCACGCTGAGCGCGGCGACCGCCCTGTACGGCTCCGGCAGCACCGAGTACAACGCGGTGGCGGCGGCCTGGACGGCCGTCAACGTCACGTGA
- a CDS encoding M4 family metallopeptidase: MSSSFSRRRTSHTTPRRAAAVALVGVSALIAAAVQSGAASAAPEQAPSASSGANPGAESLRLTPAQRTALIREADAGKAATAKELGLGAKEALVVRDVVKDADGTLHTRYERTYAGLPVLGGDLVVETAKSGATEGVTKATRAAIKVASLTPTLAAAKAEKQALTLAKADGAEKAAADRAPRKVIWAANGTPVLAYETVVGGLQEDGTPNELHVVTDAATGAKLYEYQGVETGTGNTMYSGQVTLGTTQSGSTYNLTDGARGGHKTYNLNRGTSGTGTLFSGADDVWGTGAASNLETAAADAHYGAALTWDYYKNVHGRSGIRGDGVGAYSRVHYGSNYVNAFWQDSCFCMTYGDGSGNTHPLTAIDVAGHEMTHGVTANTAGLNYSGESGGLNEATSDIFGTSVEFYAQNSSDVGDYLIGEEIDINGDGTPLRYMDKPSKDGSSKDSWYSGIGSVDVHYSSGPANHFFYLLSEGSGAKVINGVSYNSATADGLPVTGIGRDKAEKIWFRALTTKFTTTTNYAAARTGTLAAAGELYGTTSAEYKAVQDAWAGVAVGARSDGGGGGGGTSFENTADVSIPDNGAAVTSSVTVSGRTGNAPSNLAVAVNIVHTYIGDLQVQLVAPDGTAYTLKAYGTGGSTDNINTTYTVNASSEVANGVWQLRVQDNAAQDTGYINSWKITFP; this comes from the coding sequence TTGAGCAGCAGTTTCTCTCGCAGACGCACCTCCCACACCACCCCCCGTCGCGCCGCGGCCGTCGCCCTCGTCGGCGTCTCCGCGCTGATCGCCGCCGCCGTGCAGTCCGGCGCCGCGTCCGCCGCCCCGGAGCAGGCGCCGTCGGCGTCGAGCGGAGCGAACCCGGGCGCCGAGTCGCTGCGCCTCACCCCCGCCCAGCGCACCGCGCTGATCCGCGAGGCCGACGCGGGCAAGGCCGCCACCGCCAAGGAACTGGGCCTGGGCGCCAAGGAGGCGCTCGTCGTCCGTGACGTCGTCAAGGACGCGGACGGCACCCTCCACACCCGCTACGAGCGCACCTACGCCGGCCTCCCGGTCCTCGGCGGCGACCTGGTCGTCGAGACCGCGAAGTCCGGCGCCACCGAGGGCGTCACCAAGGCCACCCGGGCCGCCATCAAGGTCGCCTCGCTCACGCCCACGCTCGCCGCCGCCAAGGCGGAGAAGCAGGCTCTGACCCTGGCGAAGGCCGACGGCGCCGAGAAGGCCGCCGCCGACCGGGCGCCGCGCAAGGTGATCTGGGCGGCGAACGGCACGCCCGTCCTGGCGTACGAGACGGTCGTCGGCGGCCTCCAGGAGGACGGCACCCCGAACGAGCTGCACGTCGTCACCGACGCGGCCACCGGCGCGAAGCTCTACGAGTACCAGGGCGTCGAGACCGGCACCGGCAACACGATGTACAGCGGCCAGGTCACCCTGGGCACCACGCAGTCGGGCTCGACGTACAACCTCACCGACGGCGCGCGCGGCGGGCACAAGACGTACAACCTCAACCGGGGCACCTCCGGCACCGGCACGCTCTTCTCCGGGGCGGACGACGTCTGGGGCACCGGCGCCGCCTCCAACCTGGAGACCGCGGCCGCCGACGCGCACTACGGCGCGGCCCTGACCTGGGACTACTACAAGAACGTGCACGGCCGCTCGGGCATCAGGGGCGACGGCGTCGGCGCGTACTCCCGGGTCCACTACGGCAGCAACTACGTCAACGCGTTCTGGCAGGACAGCTGCTTCTGCATGACGTACGGCGACGGCTCGGGCAACACCCACCCGCTCACCGCCATCGACGTGGCCGGCCACGAGATGACGCACGGCGTCACCGCCAACACCGCGGGCCTCAACTACAGCGGCGAGTCCGGCGGCCTCAACGAGGCGACCTCGGACATCTTCGGCACCTCGGTCGAGTTCTACGCCCAGAACTCCTCGGACGTCGGCGACTACCTCATCGGCGAGGAGATCGACATCAACGGCGACGGCACGCCGTTGCGTTACATGGACAAGCCGAGCAAGGACGGCTCGTCGAAGGACAGTTGGTACTCGGGGATCGGGTCGGTCGACGTCCACTACTCCTCGGGCCCGGCGAACCACTTCTTCTACCTGCTGAGCGAGGGCAGCGGCGCCAAGGTCATCAACGGCGTCAGCTACAACTCGGCGACCGCGGACGGTCTGCCGGTCACCGGCATCGGCCGCGACAAGGCGGAGAAGATCTGGTTCCGTGCGCTGACCACGAAGTTCACCACGACCACCAACTACGCGGCGGCCCGCACCGGCACGCTGGCGGCGGCCGGTGAGCTGTACGGCACGACGTCCGCCGAGTACAAGGCGGTCCAGGACGCCTGGGCGGGCGTCGCGGTCGGCGCGCGTTCCGACGGCGGTGGCGGCGGCGGTGGCACCTCCTTCGAGAACACCGCCGACGTATCGATTCCGGACAACGGGGCGGCGGTCACCTCGTCGGTCACCGTCTCCGGGCGGACCGGCAACGCGCCCTCGAACCTCGCGGTGGCGGTCAACATAGTCCACACCTACATCGGCGACCTTCAGGTGCAGCTGGTCGCCCCCGACGGCACGGCGTACACGCTGAAGGCGTACGGCACCGGTGGAAGCACGGACAACATCAACACCACGTACACCGTGAACGCGTCCTCCGAAGTCGCCAACGGCGTCTGGCAGTTGAGGGTCCAGGACAACGCGGCCCAGGACACCGGCTACATCAACAGCTGGAAGATCACCTTCCCGTAG